A stretch of DNA from Mus musculus strain C57BL/6J chromosome 6, GRCm38.p6 C57BL/6J:
AAAACTAAAATTGATGTtcttttatacataaaatataacctCAGCTTTGGtagttaaaaatgagaaaaagctCAATTGCCTCTCTTGGGGATGGCATGGTGGAATCACGATGAAATACTAGAACTTTAGTAAATGAATATTAAtgatccctcccccaccccacccccagtactACGTTCCCATAAAGACAACCATGGGCTGGCCATTATTTAACCCAGGATACCAAGTCAAAAATATCATATCCAGAGAAAAGCTGTACATATagaactatcacacacacacacacacacacacacacacacacacacgcacgcacgcacgcacacacacgcacacacacacacacacacacacacacacacaccaggctagGAGCAATGGAGTTTGAAGATGGTTTAGCAAAGCTGCTTTCTTTCATACACACACGTGCTTGCATAAGTGActgggggaaagagaagggattcagagaaagaagcaaagagtCCCACAGGTAGGTGCTTATTCTCCGGAAACAGAAAAAGGCAGTAGCTAGAGGTCATTACCTCGATATAGGGCACGATCTTGCAGGAGAAATCTTCCAAAAGCCACTTCTTAGTCAACTCATGGAAGATGACCAGGGGGAGGCAGAAGAAGATGATGAGAAAGTCCCAGAAAGCCAGGTTGGCCAAGAGAGAATTGGAGATGCTCCTCATGTAGTAATTGTGACACACGATGCACATCACTGCCAAGTTGCCAATAATGCCGGTCCCAAAGATCACCACAGATAAGCACATGACCGCATAGGCTCCGTAGGATTCTTGGGTCAATGGGTAGAAGGGGTTCTTCAATCTCACGCGCCGCGTGGTGTTTCCACGGCGTGGACCCCCTTGGTCAGGAACCCAGTCATCTGCAGACCCGTTTTGCGGTAGTGCCCTGCCTGGAGGAGCAAGGGTCCTTCCTTCGTGTACTGCTGAAGGCCTGTGTTGGGAATCCTGGAGTTGTCCAGTTCTTCGTGGCCAGTAAAAAAGATCTCTGGGTTCCGTTTTCACACTGTGCTCCTGCCTGCTCTGGGGAATCCCATCGCGCTTGGAACTCATCTCTCCCCCCTCCGATGTCGGAAAGAAGAGTTGGGGATCCGTGGGGTCCCTTCTCCTCAAATGCCCGGATGGTTCTTTACCCTGGGCACTTTTCCATCTCCAGGCACTTGGTGGCTTGGTTGGAGGTCCCAAGGGCCCAGCAGCCGCCGCTTCTTCAATCACACCTGTGTCACCGCCCCTGGGTGGTGGGAGGTCCCAAGAGGTCGCCCCTCTCACctctgcttccagtttctctctggGCACATGGACTCGCAGAGCGTCTTTTGCCGAATTCCCAGGTCCACGGGCATCCCTGCTGCGGCGTTGGATCAGTGGGGAACAGCTCTCCCCCAGACAAGTTCCATTCCTGGGCTCAGGGACAAAGCTCAGGGCAGCAGAGACAGAAACCTTAAACAGCAGAAGGAGCAGCAGCCGCGATGTGCGCGAGAGAGGCGCGCCCCGGGCTGGCATGGCTCGGCGAGGGCGCACCTACTAGCCTGGCTCTAGCTTAGCACCGACACCTGCTGCCAAACTTGGTGCAGAGAGTTAGGCACATGTCACATACTCACCGCTGGGTAGAGGATGGGAGCAGAAGATTGCTGGGAGGGAACAGGGCGCTTGGGGAAGGACGGTGTCATCAACACATCCCTACAATCCTTCCACGTTTCATGTTCTGAGCATTTCCCAGCCAAATCTAATCCAAGCTCGGTGCACCCGAAGGTTCCCAGGGAAATAACAGATCCAAGAGGCTGACCTTGAAAAGTTGCGAACACCACCTGATTGTTCCCTAATGTTGCGACTGGGCGCAGCCTGGAGGAAGCCCCGCGCTCCTCCCAGCCTTTGGGTGGTGGCTGTCTTCTTGGTAACAGTTGCTCTGCTATTTACATCCTTTCCATACTGCTTTATCCAGTCGCTAGTAGAGGTctctagagaaaaagaaaaacaagtccgCTCCACTAGGGGACTGGCTGTCACAATCCCACTCTCGGctggcgggggggtggggggtggggacccTTGCAAACAAGGCACCACCGGAGCACAGAGGAAACTCTTGCTTCGTTTAACTCCGACGACTTTCAAAGGGACTGTTGCCAAGGAGAAGCCAGATTCGAAACCCGCGGCCACTGTCAAAGTTGCTGCTCCTTCAGTTCAAAGTTGACAAGTGGATGGCGCCAGCGGCTGCGCCTAGTGCACGGGCTGAGAAGGCGTGGAGTGGAgcgagagggaggagagggcgcTGCTGTTTTGTGCACAGTGCTGTGGGCTGCAGGAGCTTGTCACTGCCACCACCATCGCAACCCGGGTGGAGAGCGTGGTGCCTGGAACCGCTGCTGGCGGGCGGAGCGGTGCATGGTGGACAGGGGAGGTGGCCCGGCCTCTCCCAGCGGCTCAGCCACTGCGCGGGCTTCACTCCAGGTCGCCTCCCTCTCGTCCTCCTTCTAGCAGAGCATCTGGTTTGTGGAGAGACGGGATCCCCTGGTGGTTTTACCACACACTAAACCCACACACGTTTCATTCAAGGCGTTCGCAGTAGCTTTCAATAGGAAGCTAGGAGCGACCCGGGAACAAGGGCGGAGGCGCCGAATCTGCACGGCTAAAGGCAAGGAGGACGTGAACTCCATGGGTTATTGCCCTAGATAGTCCAACCAACCCGACCTAATCTGTCACCACTAAGGAGGGGGTTGGATCTCAGGACCCCCGGTGCAGGCGGGGATCCCTGGAGGAGAAGGTAGAAAGGGCAAGCCTCTTGAGATCTGCAACAATTGGTAGCAACTGGTGCGCATGCTCAGGCTTCAGACTCCCCAGGGAATAGTGACACATTCACAGTCTTAGATTCCCCAGAGCAGAGTCAGAAAAGAAACAGACTTCATTGGTTTCATTCACTCGGTAAGAGAGTAGATTGTAAGGTAAGAAGGATCCAGGTGTCCCGTTACCTTTAACATTGACTTTGAAAGCATCCTACCAGGAGGTGGAGTTAGAGCTGATCACAGGGAGCAGGAGGAACGCAGCAACCTTGatatgttcagaactgagaactGAGGAGGACCGAACTCCCATCACGATGCCCAtgcctttccaatttttatataCACACAACCCCGTGTAGCAATCTTGGTATAGCTGAGAAAACAGACAAATATCGGACCAAATTTTTAAAAGGGGAAGAAATAAACATGTGAGATAGAGACAAAGGCAACAACAGAAGAATTATCTAAGGGCACAAtagaaaatacagtaaaaatacAATTGCAGTAAAGAGCCTCAAACTATCTACGTCCTAAGCACTGTCATTTGTGAATATGTGTTTACATAGCAAAAGGAACTCTACAGTGAGACTTACTTAAATATCTGGAGATGAAAAGAGTGTCACGGGTTATAAATTTGTGCACACACAAGGGACCCAAGAAGaaaaaggtagagagagatgagagggtAGTAGACTATGAaaatctttataattttttttcttgtgttgaGGTTCAAATGGGCAGATGCACAGACAccagacataa
This window harbors:
- the Gpr37 gene encoding prosaposin receptor GPR37 precursor, coding for MPARGAPLSRTSRLLLLLLFKVSVSAALSFVPEPRNGTCLGESCSPLIQRRSRDARGPGNSAKDALRVHVPREKLEAEVRGATSWDLPPPRGGDTGVIEEAAAAGPLGPPTKPPSAWRWKSAQGKEPSGHLRRRDPTDPQLFFPTSEGGEMSSKRDGIPQSRQEHSVKTEPRDLFYWPRRTGQLQDSQHRPSAVHEGRTLAPPGRALPQNGSADDWVPDQGGPRRGNTTRRVRLKNPFYPLTQESYGAYAVMCLSVVIFGTGIIGNLAVMCIVCHNYYMRSISNSLLANLAFWDFLIIFFCLPLVIFHELTKKWLLEDFSCKIVPYIEVASLGVTTFTLCALCIDRFRAATNVQMYYEMIENCSSTTAKLAVIWVGALLLALPEVVLRQLSKEDLGFSGQAPAERCVIKISPDLPDTIYVLALTYDGARLWWYFGCYFCLPTLFTITCSLVTARKIRKAEKASTRGNKRQIHLESQMNCTVVALTILYGFCIIPENICNIVTAYMATGVSQQTMDLLNIISQFLLFFKSCVTPVLLFCLCRPFSRAFMECCCCCCEECIQKSSTVTSDDNDNEYTTELELSPFSTIRREMSTFASVGTHC